AGAAAATGCAAAAGCGGTTGTTCGTCTTCTTGAAGAACAAGGAGAAAAAGCGTATATCATTGGACGCACTGTAAAAGGATCAGGTGTTGCTTTTAATGGAGGAATAGATCATGAATAGATTGGCAATCTTTGCCTCTGGAAGCGGATCTAACTTTCAAGCATTCGTTAACGCAGTAGAAGAAAATAGATTACATGCTGAAATTAGTTTGCTAGTATGTGATCAACCCGAGGCGCGTGTAATCGGAAGAGCGCATTATCATCATGTTCCATGCTTTGCTTTTTCGGCGAAAGCATATGAATCAAAGGAAGCGTTTGAAAAAGAGATATTAAAAAAATTACGAGAATACGAGATTGATTTTGTTATTTTAGCGGGATATATGCGTCTTATCGGACCGACATTGCTAGAAGCATATGGGGGAAAAATCATTAATATTCATCCATCGTTATTACCGAGCTTTCCAGGAAAAGATGCTATTGGCCAAGCGTTAAAAGCAGGGGTGGGAGTAACTGGAGTAACGATTCACTATGTAGATGCTGGTATGGATACAGGACCGGTTATTGCACAAGAAGCAGTGCAGGTTTCTGAAAATGATACGAGAGATAGTTTGCAAAAGAAAATTCAACAAGTGGAACATCGTTTATATGTAAATACGGTAAATAAAATCATTCAATCTATGAAAGAACGAACTGTGAAATAGGGGTGTAAAAGAAATGAAAAAGCGTGCATTAGTAAGTGTTTCTAATAAAACAGGAGTAGTAGAATTCGTGAAAGGTTTGCTTGAACAAGGAATTGAAGTGATTTCAACAGGTGGCACGAAAAAATTATTAGAGGAAAATGGCTTACAAGTAATGGGGATTTCTGAAGTAACAGGTTTCCCAGAGATTATGGATGGTCGTGTCAAAACATTACATCCCAATATTCATGGTGGATTACTTGCAGTGCGTGATAATGAAGCGCATGTAGCAGAAATGAGCGAATTAGGCATTCAGCTGATTGATTTTGTCGTTGTAAATTTATACCCATTTAAAGAGACGATTGCTAAGCCTGATGTAACATTTGCTGATGCGATTGAAAATATTGATATCGGTGGTCCAACAATGATTCGTTCAGCTGCAAAAAATCATAAATTTGTATCAGTAATTGTAGATCCAGCAGACTATGACGTTGTATTAGCTGAATTAAAAGAAAAAGGTGAGGTTACAGACGAAACAAAGCGTAAATTAGCAGCGAAAGTATTCCGTCATACAGCGGCATATGATGCATTAATCTCAAACTATTTGACTGAACAAATGGGAGAAGAAAGCCCAGAAATATTAACAGTAACATTCGAGAAAAAGCAAGATTTACGTTACGGAGAAAATCCGCATCAAAAAGCAACATTCTATAAAGCACCATTTGCGGTGGCTTCTTCTGTTGCATATGCAGAGCAATTGCACGGAAAAGAACTATCTTATAACAACATCAATGACGCAG
The window above is part of the Bacillus cytotoxicus NVH 391-98 genome. Proteins encoded here:
- the purN gene encoding phosphoribosylglycinamide formyltransferase, whose amino-acid sequence is MNRLAIFASGSGSNFQAFVNAVEENRLHAEISLLVCDQPEARVIGRAHYHHVPCFAFSAKAYESKEAFEKEILKKLREYEIDFVILAGYMRLIGPTLLEAYGGKIINIHPSLLPSFPGKDAIGQALKAGVGVTGVTIHYVDAGMDTGPVIAQEAVQVSENDTRDSLQKKIQQVEHRLYVNTVNKIIQSMKERTVK